From a region of the Selenihalanaerobacter shriftii genome:
- a CDS encoding segregation and condensation protein A yields MSYEVKIDAFEGPIPLLLHLIKNDEVEIYDISISEITKQYLNYIAAMQELNLEIASEFLIMAANLIELKSGMLLPDEDKEEEEDEIDPRQQLIRRLLEYKKYKELADCLRDYEDTQHKRYTRNIESILAEIDSEEPEVNPLENMSLNEFVSTFEEVVVKRLQQKDKVKDKKNESKDKLSYLNREEISIQDKIEDLAKRMNKEKEVNFIELFSQGCTKLEIVVTFMALLELMKQHKVRIKQSDVFREIIVYLVD; encoded by the coding sequence GTGAGCTATGAGGTAAAGATAGATGCCTTTGAAGGTCCCATTCCTCTTTTGCTCCATTTAATTAAGAATGATGAGGTAGAGATTTACGATATTTCTATTTCTGAAATTACAAAACAGTATTTAAATTATATAGCAGCGATGCAAGAGTTAAATTTGGAAATTGCCAGTGAATTTTTAATAATGGCTGCTAACTTAATTGAACTTAAATCTGGTATGTTATTACCAGATGAAGATAAAGAGGAAGAAGAGGATGAAATAGACCCAAGACAACAGTTGATTAGAAGGTTATTAGAATATAAAAAGTATAAAGAATTGGCTGACTGCTTAAGAGATTATGAAGACACACAACATAAAAGATATACTAGAAATATAGAAAGTATTTTAGCGGAGATTGACTCTGAAGAGCCAGAGGTAAATCCGTTAGAGAATATGTCTCTTAATGAGTTTGTGTCTACTTTTGAAGAAGTAGTTGTAAAGAGATTACAACAAAAAGATAAGGTAAAAGATAAAAAAAATGAGTCTAAGGATAAATTATCATACTTAAATAGAGAAGAGATATCTATACAAGATAAGATTGAAGATTTAGCCAAAAGAATGAATAAAGAAAAAGAAGTAAATTTTATTGAATTATTTTCGCAAGGCTGTACTAAACTAGAAATTGTGGTTACTTTTATGGCCTTACTAGAATTAATGAAACAGCATAAAGTCAGAATTAAACAAAGCGATGTTTTTAGAGAAATTATTGTCTATTTGGTTGATTAA